In one Mucilaginibacter sp. PAMB04168 genomic region, the following are encoded:
- a CDS encoding GNAT family protein gives MELMGSGFVLRPWHLEDALSIQHHADNPNVSAFLADRFPYPYTLDDAMSWVNLMQNQDPLVNFVIAVDGKAVGGIALEMRQDVHQKTPLLGYWLGEVYWGKGIMPEAVKLITNYAFAHLDIICIQAFIFSGNPASMRVLEKAGYEKQGVIKHSIVKRGKIWNEHVYAMLNPQAVTLN, from the coding sequence ATGGAATTAATGGGTTCGGGCTTTGTTTTACGTCCATGGCACCTGGAGGATGCCTTATCAATACAGCACCACGCTGATAATCCTAACGTGAGTGCTTTTTTGGCCGACCGTTTTCCGTACCCGTATACACTCGATGATGCCATGAGCTGGGTGAACCTGATGCAGAACCAGGACCCACTGGTAAACTTTGTTATTGCTGTTGACGGGAAAGCCGTTGGCGGCATAGCTTTGGAAATGCGTCAGGATGTGCACCAGAAAACACCTTTGCTGGGTTACTGGTTGGGCGAAGTGTACTGGGGTAAGGGCATCATGCCTGAAGCTGTAAAACTGATAACCAATTATGCCTTTGCGCACCTGGACATTATATGTATACAGGCCTTTATTTTCAGTGGCAACCCAGCATCAATGCGGGTGTTAGAAAAAGCAGGTTATGAGAAACAGGGTGTTATAAAACATTCAATAGTTAAGCGCGGTAAAATATGGAATGAACACGTGTATGCTATGCTGAATCCGCAAGCGGT
- a CDS encoding prolyl oligopeptidase family serine peptidase, producing MKKLFTLYLILSATGVSAQKLETLTIEKIMSDPKWMGTSPDGVRWSDDSKKIYFNWNPQNADRSSLYAITPGNVKPQPVSLEERKALTGNGVWNKKHTIKLFERNGDIFLSDLKQGKVLPLALTTDRESNPAFSSDETKVLFMRNDNLYALKLNGGELAQLTNFTRTGTAPVAATGLSQRGGNRQVGGQQGAAIAGNPQERWLRNQQTELFEVVREKAKNDRLDAAERRELQSKALKSIPIGEQSLSFVQLSPNGRYITYRLIKAADGAKITQVPAYVNASGFTEDIPNRIKVGSPQSSSQSFLFDTQRDTVYSISTKEIPGIKDLPDYVKDYPKQLDERTKSNEDRKVVVQGPIWSPNSQYAIAIVTAQDNKDRWVMKLDPATGKLSLLDRQHDEAWIGGPGIGGGGFSAGSTGWLDNKHFYFQSEASGYSHIYTVDVNTGAKKQLTSGKWEVSGLSLSVDKKSFYFTGNLEHPGITHYYRLPVTGGIPVKLTSLKGGNEVELSPDEKWLAIRYSYSNKPWELYIQPNKSGAKPIKVTQSISAEFNSYAWREPEMVTFKNRYGIDVYARVYTPKIAHPAKPAVVFVHGAGYLQNVHYWWSSYFREYMFNNMLADNGYTVIDIDYTGSAGYGRNWRTGIYRHMGGKDLDDQVDGVKFLVEKYGVNPKHVGMYGGSYGGFMTLMAMFTQPDVIAAGAALRSVTDWAHYNHGYTANILNEPYNDENAYKQSSPIYFANGLKGRLLMAHGMVDVNVNYQDIVRLSQKLIELRKNNWELASYPVEDHGFVQPSSWTDEYKRIYKLFEETLKQQ from the coding sequence ATGAAAAAACTGTTTACGCTTTATTTAATTCTATCTGCAACTGGTGTTAGCGCACAGAAACTTGAAACGCTAACCATCGAAAAAATAATGAGTGACCCCAAATGGATGGGCACCTCGCCCGATGGCGTAAGATGGAGCGACGATAGTAAGAAGATTTATTTTAACTGGAACCCACAAAACGCTGATCGCAGTAGCCTTTATGCCATTACGCCCGGCAATGTTAAACCGCAACCAGTTAGTTTGGAAGAACGCAAAGCACTAACCGGCAACGGTGTTTGGAATAAAAAGCACACGATAAAATTATTTGAACGTAACGGCGATATTTTCCTGTCAGACTTAAAGCAGGGCAAGGTATTACCGCTTGCCCTTACTACCGACCGCGAAAGCAACCCGGCATTTAGCAGCGATGAAACCAAGGTTTTATTTATGCGCAATGACAATCTATACGCACTCAAGCTAAACGGAGGGGAGCTGGCACAGCTAACCAATTTTACGCGCACGGGCACCGCACCTGTTGCAGCAACCGGGTTGAGTCAAAGAGGAGGCAACCGTCAGGTGGGAGGGCAACAAGGCGCTGCGATAGCAGGCAATCCGCAGGAACGCTGGCTGCGTAACCAGCAAACCGAACTTTTTGAAGTAGTGCGCGAAAAGGCCAAAAATGACCGCCTAGATGCCGCTGAGCGTCGGGAATTACAGTCCAAAGCTTTAAAATCCATACCTATTGGCGAGCAGTCACTTAGCTTTGTGCAGCTTAGCCCTAATGGCCGTTATATCACCTACCGCCTCATAAAAGCGGCTGATGGTGCCAAAATCACCCAGGTACCTGCTTATGTAAATGCTTCGGGCTTTACCGAGGATATTCCCAACCGTATAAAAGTTGGCAGCCCGCAATCCAGCTCGCAATCTTTCCTATTTGATACGCAGCGTGATACCGTTTATTCCATATCTACTAAAGAGATACCGGGCATTAAAGACTTACCCGATTATGTAAAGGATTACCCCAAGCAGTTGGATGAGCGTACCAAAAGTAACGAAGACCGTAAGGTTGTTGTACAAGGCCCTATCTGGAGCCCCAACTCACAGTATGCCATAGCTATTGTTACCGCACAGGATAACAAAGACCGCTGGGTGATGAAGCTTGACCCGGCTACAGGTAAGTTAAGCTTGCTGGATCGCCAACACGATGAAGCCTGGATTGGCGGCCCGGGCATTGGCGGCGGCGGGTTCAGTGCGGGCAGCACGGGCTGGCTGGATAATAAGCATTTCTATTTTCAAAGTGAAGCTAGCGGTTACTCTCACATTTATACAGTTGATGTAAACACCGGCGCTAAAAAGCAGCTAACCAGTGGTAAATGGGAGGTATCTGGCTTAAGTTTATCGGTCGATAAAAAGAGCTTTTACTTTACCGGCAATTTAGAGCATCCGGGCATTACGCACTATTACCGCTTGCCGGTAACAGGGGGTATACCGGTTAAACTCACCAGCCTTAAAGGTGGTAACGAGGTTGAGCTATCTCCCGATGAGAAGTGGCTGGCTATACGTTATTCTTATTCTAACAAGCCCTGGGAGCTTTATATACAGCCTAACAAGTCGGGCGCTAAGCCAATTAAGGTAACGCAGTCCATATCGGCTGAGTTTAACTCCTATGCCTGGCGCGAACCGGAAATGGTGACCTTTAAAAACCGTTACGGCATTGATGTTTACGCACGTGTGTATACGCCCAAAATAGCGCACCCAGCCAAACCGGCCGTTGTTTTTGTGCATGGCGCCGGCTATCTGCAAAACGTACATTACTGGTGGAGCTCCTATTTTAGGGAGTACATGTTTAATAATATGCTCGCCGATAACGGTTATACCGTAATTGATATTGATTACACAGGCAGTGCCGGCTACGGCCGCAACTGGCGCACCGGCATTTACCGCCACATGGGCGGTAAGGACCTGGATGACCAAGTAGATGGTGTAAAGTTTTTGGTTGAAAAATATGGCGTGAACCCCAAACACGTGGGCATGTATGGCGGCTCGTACGGCGGTTTCATGACCCTGATGGCCATGTTTACCCAACCCGATGTTATTGCCGCAGGTGCCGCCCTGCGCTCTGTAACCGATTGGGCACATTACAACCATGGCTATACCGCTAATATTTTGAATGAGCCTTACAATGACGAAAATGCTTACAAGCAAAGCTCGCCTATTTATTTTGCAAACGGCTTAAAAGGCCGCTTGCTGATGGCCCACGGTATGGTAGATGTAAACGTAAATTACCAGGACATTGTCCGCCTTTCGCAAAAGCTAATTGAGCTGCGCAAAAACAATTGGGAACTAGCTTCTTACCCGGTTGAAGACCATGGTTTTGTACAACCTAGTAGCTGGACCGATGAGTATAAGCGCATTTACAAATTGTTTGAAGAAACGCTTAAGCAGCAATAG
- a CDS encoding aldo/keto reductase, translating into MKYRILGNTGIQLSAIGLGCMSMSHAYGEPDDEESIATLHRALDLGVNFWDTADVYGNGKNEELISKVLVPNRDKIFIATKFGFRANADGKGMSFDGSPAYMKQAVEASLKRLGVDVIDLYYAHRIDPNIPVEEMVGAMAELVKEGKVRYLGLSEASANSVRKAHAVHPISALQSEYSLLTREPEENVLPLCKELGISFVPFSPLARGLVTNTLNTNELKDGDFRKTLPRYQEQYQENNSKLTAGFAQIAAGKQCTPSQLALAWVLAQGEHIIPIPGTKRRKYLEENAGCTNVTLTDTDFKNIEELLAKYPNTGDRYSEANWKQVDKS; encoded by the coding sequence ATGAAATACAGAATATTAGGCAATACGGGCATACAGCTTTCGGCTATAGGTTTGGGGTGTATGAGTATGAGCCATGCTTATGGCGAACCCGATGATGAGGAATCGATAGCCACCCTGCACCGGGCGCTTGATTTAGGCGTTAACTTTTGGGACACGGCAGATGTTTACGGCAACGGCAAAAACGAAGAACTGATATCTAAGGTGCTGGTACCAAACCGCGATAAAATATTTATAGCAACTAAGTTTGGCTTCAGAGCGAATGCCGATGGCAAAGGCATGTCGTTTGATGGTTCGCCGGCCTACATGAAACAGGCCGTTGAAGCCAGTTTGAAACGGTTAGGAGTTGATGTGATAGATTTGTATTACGCCCACCGTATTGACCCCAACATACCGGTTGAAGAAATGGTTGGCGCCATGGCTGAACTGGTAAAAGAAGGAAAAGTGCGTTACCTGGGCTTATCAGAAGCATCGGCCAACTCAGTGCGCAAGGCGCATGCTGTGCATCCAATCAGCGCGCTACAAAGCGAGTACTCATTACTTACGCGCGAGCCGGAAGAAAATGTGCTTCCACTTTGCAAAGAATTAGGTATAAGCTTTGTTCCGTTTAGTCCGCTGGCGCGTGGCTTGGTTACCAACACGCTAAACACCAATGAGCTAAAGGATGGCGATTTCCGAAAAACCCTGCCACGTTACCAGGAGCAGTACCAGGAAAACAACAGCAAGCTTACCGCCGGTTTTGCCCAAATAGCTGCCGGCAAACAATGCACACCATCGCAACTGGCCCTGGCTTGGGTACTGGCGCAAGGCGAGCACATTATACCCATACCGGGCACCAAAAGGCGTAAGTACCTCGAAGAAAATGCAGGATGCACCAATGTAACCTTAACCGATACCGATTTTAAAAACATTGAGGAACTGCTGGCCAAATACCCCAATACCGGCGACCGCTACAGCGAAGCGAACTGGAAACAGGTTGACAAGAGTTAA
- a CDS encoding helix-turn-helix domain-containing protein, with product MDVFHTQPAAAWLPLSAILRKRFHTTPSRWLQQQRLREAYHLLEEKGRRPSEAFLEHLSHFSFAFKKAYDMAPSTM from the coding sequence ATGGACGTTTTTCATACCCAACCGGCCGCAGCCTGGCTACCTTTAAGCGCGATTTTGAGAAAACGTTTTCATACCACGCCCAGCCGCTGGCTGCAACAACAACGCCTGCGGGAGGCTTACCATCTACTTGAAGAAAAAGGCCGCCGCCCGTCCGAGGCTTTCCTTGAGCACCTGTCTCACTTTTCATTCGCCTTTAAAAAGGCCTACGATATGGCGCCCTCAACGATGTAA
- a CDS encoding NAD(P)H-binding protein, with protein sequence MKNTTIALLGATGKAGRYILKHLINRGYTVKALLRKPDGLDFRHPKLVIVPGDVRDAETVSDWTAGCTAVVSALGQTPGEPLVSALVARHVINAMQQHNIKRYIFLAGLTVDVQGDQKSEANQAKSNWMRQHYPGVVDDKQQAYQLLLQSTLEWTMIRLPWIEQTEQRRNLAINLHDCPGDVISTADLAAFIALELSSATYVHKAPFVASI encoded by the coding sequence ATGAAGAACACAACTATAGCGCTTTTGGGCGCTACCGGCAAAGCTGGTAGATATATTCTTAAACACCTAATAAATCGAGGTTACACAGTAAAAGCGCTGCTGCGCAAGCCAGATGGTTTAGATTTTCGACACCCTAAGTTGGTAATTGTACCTGGCGATGTGCGCGATGCTGAGACGGTTTCGGATTGGACAGCAGGTTGCACAGCGGTAGTGAGCGCCCTTGGGCAAACACCCGGCGAGCCGCTTGTATCGGCTTTGGTAGCGCGGCATGTCATTAACGCTATGCAGCAGCATAATATAAAGCGATACATTTTTTTAGCCGGACTAACGGTTGACGTGCAAGGTGATCAGAAAAGCGAAGCCAACCAGGCCAAAAGCAACTGGATGCGACAACATTACCCTGGTGTGGTTGACGATAAGCAGCAAGCCTATCAATTGTTATTACAATCTACTTTAGAATGGACTATGATACGCCTGCCCTGGATTGAACAAACGGAACAGCGACGAAATCTTGCCATAAATTTACATGATTGCCCGGGCGATGTAATTAGTACAGCAGACCTGGCAGCTTTTATAGCACTGGAACTAAGTAGTGCTACCTATGTGCATAAAGCCCCATTTGTAGCAAGCATTTAA
- a CDS encoding glycosyltransferase family 2 protein — MKFSFVVLTWNRYKFLEKCLEELTNSLANPIQCEIIVMDNGSTDKTGEVLDRYKANKLIRIIRRKKNYGLSSYKKLFGYARGEYIVVVDDDVLAFPKNMDSTFADYMQTFSNYGFVALNVIQDEFTNGAKPPAEHYTEETIDGKTIQHGPTGGWCTCFRKKQYRKLWWKFMFADINMKTGEDGFLATAFREKLGLKSGIIKNAVCFHASGPYYARQYGHLDREIEKYAQAGLHDFVETYQKYQEGDI, encoded by the coding sequence ATGAAATTCAGCTTCGTTGTTTTGACCTGGAACCGTTATAAATTTTTGGAGAAATGCCTGGAAGAATTAACTAACAGCCTGGCTAACCCAATACAATGCGAAATTATTGTGATGGACAATGGCTCTACTGATAAAACGGGCGAAGTGCTTGACCGTTATAAGGCCAATAAATTAATACGCATTATTCGCCGTAAAAAGAACTACGGCTTAAGTTCTTACAAAAAGCTATTTGGCTACGCCAGGGGCGAGTATATTGTGGTGGTTGATGATGATGTGCTGGCCTTTCCGAAAAATATGGACAGCACTTTTGCCGATTACATGCAAACGTTTTCCAATTATGGTTTTGTTGCGCTCAACGTTATCCAGGACGAATTTACCAATGGGGCGAAACCACCTGCTGAGCATTACACAGAAGAGACGATTGATGGTAAGACCATACAACATGGCCCAACCGGCGGCTGGTGTACTTGTTTTAGAAAGAAACAGTACCGCAAGCTCTGGTGGAAATTTATGTTCGCCGATATTAATATGAAGACCGGCGAGGACGGCTTTTTAGCAACTGCTTTCAGAGAAAAATTGGGGCTAAAATCGGGCATTATTAAAAATGCGGTTTGCTTTCATGCGTCAGGCCCTTATTACGCCCGGCAATATGGGCACTTAGACCGGGAGATTGAAAAATATGCACAGGCGGGCCTTCATGACTTTGTTGAAACTTATCAAAAATATCAGGAGGGCGATATATAA
- a CDS encoding O-methyltransferase, whose amino-acid sequence MEILDPNLQLYLETHCDTEPEVLKKINRNTHLKQLKPHMLSGHYQGRLLSMLSKLVQPKLVLEVGTFTGYATICLAEGLAEDGKVHTIEGNPELEETLRNNFELADVQDRIELYIGDAREVIFGFTENIYDLAFIDADKKSNLAYFELIIDKLRPGGLIIIDNVLWKGKVYGDAKDADTELFRKLNDTIAVNTQVEKIILPVRDGVLIIRKK is encoded by the coding sequence ATGGAGATTTTAGATCCAAACCTGCAGCTTTACCTCGAAACGCATTGCGATACCGAGCCCGAAGTGCTTAAGAAAATTAACCGCAACACTCACTTAAAGCAATTAAAGCCTCATATGTTGAGCGGGCATTACCAGGGCCGCTTACTGAGTATGCTGAGCAAATTAGTGCAACCAAAACTGGTTTTAGAAGTTGGCACATTTACCGGGTATGCTACCATTTGCCTGGCCGAAGGGCTGGCTGAGGACGGAAAAGTGCATACCATTGAAGGCAACCCCGAACTGGAAGAAACGCTGCGCAACAATTTCGAACTGGCTGACGTACAAGACCGTATAGAGCTTTACATAGGCGACGCCCGGGAGGTTATATTTGGATTTACAGAAAATATTTACGACCTTGCCTTCATCGACGCAGATAAGAAAAGCAATTTGGCTTACTTTGAGTTGATAATTGACAAATTACGACCGGGAGGTTTAATAATAATTGATAACGTTTTGTGGAAAGGTAAGGTATACGGCGATGCTAAGGATGCCGACACCGAACTTTTCAGAAAACTAAATGACACAATAGCTGTTAACACACAGGTTGAAAAAATAATTCTTCCTGTACGCGATGGCGTATTGATCATCAGAAAAAAGTAA
- a CDS encoding glucosaminidase domain-containing protein yields the protein MKKILLFACLLTSTFAASAQKNTSKSYIDKFKDNAIRIMHESGVPASIILAIAMHESASGNSKLARTQNNHFGVKGRSPVSYTGRKPTRSSYKQYDSDADSFQDFARIMTERKQFSHLSQSLSHYDYKSWVKGIQRSGYASSKKWGAQVLGLINKYELHAYDEQPDSVKAAEPKRH from the coding sequence ATGAAGAAAATCTTACTGTTTGCATGTTTGCTAACTTCCACTTTTGCAGCTTCAGCACAAAAAAACACTTCGAAATCCTATATCGATAAGTTCAAAGATAATGCCATTCGCATTATGCACGAGAGCGGTGTGCCGGCCAGCATCATTTTAGCTATAGCCATGCACGAAAGTGCCAGCGGAAACAGCAAATTAGCACGTACGCAAAACAATCACTTTGGTGTAAAAGGCAGAAGCCCTGTATCCTATACCGGACGCAAGCCCACCAGATCATCCTACAAACAGTACGACTCTGACGCAGACTCGTTCCAGGATTTTGCCCGTATCATGACAGAGCGCAAGCAATTTAGCCACTTATCGCAATCGCTTTCGCATTATGATTACAAAAGCTGGGTAAAAGGGATACAGCGTAGTGGCTACGCCAGCAGCAAAAAGTGGGGCGCACAAGTACTGGGCTTGATTAACAAATACGAGCTGCATGCTTATGATGAGCAGCCCGACTCTGTAAAAGCTGCCGAACCAAAGAGGCACTAA
- a CDS encoding glucosaminidase domain-containing protein, which yields MIKNTLYLLLITALLSSCSTRKRVQGSSNVNRDAKSEAAKRNNERVRNENQSAINGYSKYTVTSYIDRFKGIAIKEMNLYGIPASVTLAQGLFESGFGNGELARVANNHFGIKCTSDWAGRSYYKDDDNPNDCFRVYNNPEDSYRDHSEFLKRKRYARLFELDKNDYEGWAYGLKECGYATNPQYPQLIINAIKKYGLDQYDRPEGELAKIKREDRVLSQINQNIGKSVKDSLIRTAPANKLYTVTTGDTLYSISKRFGLTVDELKALNNMLDNNIKIGQPLIVGK from the coding sequence GTGATTAAGAACACCCTATATCTGCTGTTGATTACTGCATTGCTTTCATCCTGCTCAACCCGTAAACGTGTGCAAGGCAGTAGCAATGTAAACCGTGATGCCAAAAGTGAGGCGGCTAAACGGAACAACGAGCGGGTACGTAACGAGAATCAGAGCGCTATAAACGGTTATTCAAAGTATACTGTTACCTCCTACATTGATCGCTTTAAAGGCATTGCCATAAAAGAGATGAACTTATATGGCATACCAGCCAGTGTTACTCTGGCGCAAGGGTTGTTTGAATCGGGCTTCGGCAATGGTGAGCTGGCACGTGTAGCTAATAACCACTTTGGCATTAAATGTACCAGCGACTGGGCCGGTCGCAGCTATTATAAGGATGACGACAACCCGAATGATTGCTTTAGGGTTTACAATAATCCTGAAGACTCCTACCGCGATCATTCTGAATTTTTGAAACGCAAACGCTATGCAAGGTTGTTTGAGTTAGATAAGAATGATTATGAAGGCTGGGCTTACGGTTTAAAAGAATGTGGTTATGCAACCAACCCGCAGTACCCGCAGCTTATCATCAACGCCATTAAAAAATATGGCCTCGACCAATATGACCGGCCAGAGGGCGAACTGGCTAAAATTAAGCGCGAAGACCGCGTACTGAGCCAGATTAATCAAAACATAGGTAAATCGGTTAAAGACTCGCTCATACGAACCGCCCCTGCTAATAAACTATATACAGTAACCACCGGCGATACACTTTATTCTATCTCCAAGCGTTTTGGCCTTACTGTTGACGAACTGAAGGCGCTGAACAATATGTTAGATAACAACATTAAAATAGGCCAGCCACTTATTGTAGGTAAGTAA
- a CDS encoding DUF3078 domain-containing protein, whose protein sequence is MLRTALGFFFAFLITSSLAMAQQTDSLRRATDSLARVAAQNQQRTADSLRRADSLRRDSIKIDTNLVNRYRVDPRRNALPQRLRPVQILPELIPVTMLDYKVSYWHKAVIFGINFNQAGFSDNWTGGGVNAFALGGNLDYKLEYNKQPFVYTSQLILQYGKTKNKNQMSRKSNDRIFWDNKIATQLSKSWFFFGSLSFESQFDKGFNYDANNKRAPILISQFMAPGYVTESLGLEYKPTNYFDLRIGTGTARQTFVLTDKLKYTLSSTGDSVVYNVIKGRRVYNELAFQVVALFDKEIMQNLRFTSRYQLFIPYGRSFADIDHRLDLTLAARVNRLIAVTITGVALYDQDANKNSGRDPGIQANENLAIGVLYRFP, encoded by the coding sequence ATGTTAAGAACCGCACTCGGCTTTTTTTTTGCTTTCTTAATCACGTCATCATTGGCTATGGCTCAGCAAACCGACAGTTTGCGCCGTGCTACCGATAGTTTAGCCCGGGTGGCGGCCCAAAACCAGCAGCGTACAGCCGACAGTTTGCGCCGTGCCGACAGCCTGCGCCGCGATAGTATAAAAATTGATACCAACCTGGTTAACCGTTACCGTGTTGACCCTAGGCGCAATGCCCTGCCCCAACGTTTGCGACCCGTACAAATACTCCCCGAGCTAATACCCGTTACCATGCTCGATTATAAGGTAAGCTACTGGCACAAGGCGGTAATTTTTGGTATAAACTTTAACCAAGCGGGCTTTAGTGATAACTGGACGGGTGGTGGTGTAAACGCCTTTGCACTAGGTGGCAACCTCGATTATAAACTGGAGTATAACAAACAGCCATTCGTATATACCTCGCAGCTTATTTTGCAATACGGCAAAACCAAAAACAAGAACCAGATGAGCCGAAAAAGCAACGACCGTATTTTTTGGGATAACAAGATAGCTACACAACTTTCCAAAAGCTGGTTCTTTTTCGGATCATTAAGTTTTGAATCGCAATTTGATAAGGGCTTTAATTACGATGCCAATAATAAGCGTGCACCCATACTCATTTCACAGTTTATGGCGCCTGGTTATGTAACCGAGTCATTAGGTTTGGAGTATAAGCCAACCAACTATTTTGATTTACGTATAGGTACCGGTACCGCAAGGCAAACGTTTGTATTAACTGATAAGCTAAAATATACATTATCAAGCACAGGAGACTCTGTTGTTTACAATGTAATAAAAGGAAGAAGAGTATATAACGAGCTTGCGTTTCAGGTAGTGGCTTTGTTTGACAAGGAAATTATGCAGAACCTGCGTTTTACCAGCCGTTACCAGCTCTTTATTCCCTATGGCCGCAGCTTCGCTGATATTGATCACCGCCTCGACCTTACTCTGGCTGCCCGGGTAAACCGCTTAATTGCGGTAACCATTACCGGCGTAGCTTTGTATGACCAGGATGCCAACAAAAACTCAGGAAGAGACCCGGGCATTCAGGCTAACGAAAACCTGGCTATAGGCGTTCTGTATCGGTTCCCATAA
- a CDS encoding LuxR C-terminal-related transcriptional regulator, with product MQYTNPAIYQEAQKIWATIASDERLKGLGAEIELHQSLLHLFCVGSFYHYMFNIRRMDFEFISPEMPGILGYRIEQINAPFFLSLIHPDDLPYFMLFEKQVVKFFNPMEEERIVKYKVRYDFRIKRADGQYIRILHQMLNIIPDQSGIFVNTLCVHTDITYLKRDGTPTLSFIGMQGEPSYIDVGGKAACASFLESLSRRERQIVILLTEGCTSKEIGMRLFISTATVSTHRKNILKKTGLASTPELVASAITQGWI from the coding sequence ATGCAATACACCAATCCTGCAATTTATCAGGAAGCTCAAAAAATATGGGCCACTATAGCATCAGACGAACGCCTTAAAGGCCTGGGGGCTGAAATAGAATTACACCAAAGCCTGTTGCATCTCTTTTGTGTAGGCAGCTTTTACCATTATATGTTTAATATCCGAAGAATGGACTTTGAGTTTATCAGTCCGGAAATGCCAGGTATACTTGGATATAGGATAGAACAAATTAATGCACCGTTCTTTTTAAGCCTGATACATCCTGATGATCTTCCTTATTTTATGCTTTTCGAAAAGCAGGTAGTTAAATTCTTCAACCCTATGGAGGAGGAAAGGATTGTAAAATACAAGGTTAGATATGATTTCAGGATAAAAAGAGCGGATGGGCAATATATCAGGATTTTACATCAAATGCTTAATATCATCCCTGACCAAAGTGGCATTTTTGTAAATACACTTTGCGTTCATACAGACATTACCTACTTAAAAAGAGATGGTACCCCCACGTTATCTTTTATTGGTATGCAGGGGGAGCCCTCTTATATAGATGTTGGCGGAAAAGCAGCTTGTGCATCTTTTCTCGAGTCATTAAGCCGGCGCGAAAGGCAGATTGTCATCTTATTAACGGAAGGTTGCACCAGTAAAGAAATTGGAATGAGGCTGTTTATAAGCACTGCAACCGTATCTACTCACCGTAAAAATATTCTTAAAAAAACAGGTCTGGCGTCAACGCCCGAACTGGTAGCCAGTGCTATTACTCAAGGTTGGATTTAA